Proteins encoded in a region of the Methylobacterium radiotolerans JCM 2831 genome:
- a CDS encoding Gfo/Idh/MocA family protein, protein MISIGIVGYGYWGPNLARCTSESERCQLVAIADQSPAALARAGKRYPAVQLHQDWRDLVADPAIDAVMVATPVSSHFEIAINALRAGKHVFIEKPITPSAFEARLLIEEAAKRNLTLMVDHTFVYTGAVEKIHELVTTGAIGDVFYYDSTRVNLGLFQRDVNVIWDLAVHDLAILDHILDLAPVAISASGTGHFSGRPENMAHLTVFYPRGVVAQINVNWLAPVKVRQTLIGGSKKMIVYNDLDPIEKVKVYDRGVTVGGGSDDITELMVSYRTGDMWSPHLSFREALIVEIEHFADSIENGTAPMTDGHSGLRVVEMLEAAMRSLRQNGHPIDLMPLARAS, encoded by the coding sequence ATGATCTCGATCGGTATCGTCGGCTACGGCTACTGGGGGCCGAACCTCGCCCGGTGCACCTCGGAGAGCGAGCGCTGCCAGCTGGTGGCCATCGCCGACCAGTCGCCCGCCGCACTCGCCCGGGCCGGCAAGCGCTACCCCGCCGTCCAGCTCCATCAGGACTGGCGCGACCTCGTGGCCGATCCCGCGATCGACGCCGTCATGGTGGCGACGCCCGTGAGCTCGCACTTCGAGATCGCCATCAACGCGCTCCGGGCCGGCAAGCACGTCTTCATCGAGAAGCCGATCACGCCCTCGGCCTTCGAGGCCCGGCTGCTGATCGAGGAGGCGGCCAAGCGCAACCTGACCCTGATGGTCGACCACACCTTCGTCTACACGGGCGCGGTCGAGAAGATCCACGAGCTCGTCACGACCGGCGCCATCGGCGACGTGTTCTACTACGACTCGACCCGTGTGAATCTCGGCCTGTTCCAGCGCGACGTGAACGTGATCTGGGACCTGGCGGTCCACGACCTCGCCATCCTCGACCACATCCTGGACCTCGCCCCGGTGGCGATCTCGGCGAGCGGCACCGGCCATTTCAGCGGTCGCCCCGAGAACATGGCCCACCTGACCGTCTTCTACCCGCGCGGCGTCGTCGCGCAGATCAACGTCAACTGGCTCGCGCCCGTGAAGGTGCGGCAGACGCTGATCGGCGGCAGCAAGAAGATGATCGTCTACAACGACCTCGACCCGATCGAGAAGGTCAAGGTCTACGACCGCGGCGTCACCGTCGGCGGCGGCTCGGACGACATCACCGAGCTGATGGTCTCCTACCGGACCGGCGACATGTGGTCGCCGCACCTGTCCTTCCGCGAGGCGCTGATCGTCGAGATCGAGCACTTCGCCGACTCCATCGAGAACGGCACCGCGCCCATGACCGACGGCCACAGCGGCCTGCGCGTCGTCGAGATGCTCGAGGCCGCCATGCGCTCCCTGCGCCAGAACGGCCACCCCATCGACCTCATGCCACTTGCGAGGGCCTCGTGA
- a CDS encoding DegT/DnrJ/EryC1/StrS family aminotransferase — MIPFLDLKAQYAAIGGDVETAVLNVLRSGDFVLGPAVSAFEAAFAEACGARHAVAVSSGTAALHLALLALDIGPGDEVITVSSTFVATVAAVLYAGATPVLVDIDPVNWTMDPALVEAAITPRTRAILPVHLHGRMADLDALCAIARRHGVALVEDAAQAHLAERAGRKAGTIGDIGCFSFYPGKNLGAYGEGGAIVTDRDDLAAAARCLRDWGQQGKYNHVRHGFNLRMDGVQGAVLGVKLPHLEAWTRARQAVAAEYGARLAGLGLELPAPAGLDHVFHVYAVSTADREGLRRYLNAAGIATGIHYPVPVHRQPAYSHLDDGAGRLPVTERLAARTLSLPMFPEMTSAQIDTVCRAVTSYCEVADAQAA; from the coding sequence GTGATCCCCTTCCTCGACCTCAAGGCGCAGTACGCGGCGATCGGCGGCGACGTCGAGACCGCGGTTCTCAACGTCCTGCGCAGCGGCGACTTCGTCCTCGGCCCGGCGGTCAGCGCCTTCGAGGCGGCCTTCGCCGAGGCCTGCGGCGCCCGCCACGCGGTCGCCGTCAGCAGCGGCACCGCGGCCCTGCACCTCGCCCTCCTCGCCCTCGACATCGGTCCGGGCGACGAGGTGATCACGGTCTCGTCGACCTTCGTGGCGACGGTGGCGGCGGTGCTGTACGCCGGCGCCACCCCGGTCCTCGTCGACATCGACCCGGTCAACTGGACCATGGACCCTGCCCTGGTCGAGGCGGCGATCACGCCCCGCACCAGGGCGATCCTGCCGGTGCACCTCCACGGCCGGATGGCCGACCTCGACGCCCTGTGCGCCATCGCCCGGCGCCACGGGGTCGCCCTCGTCGAGGACGCCGCCCAGGCGCACCTCGCCGAGCGCGCCGGCCGCAAGGCCGGCACGATCGGGGATATCGGCTGCTTCAGCTTCTATCCCGGCAAGAATCTCGGGGCCTACGGCGAGGGCGGCGCCATCGTCACGGACCGGGACGACCTCGCCGCGGCGGCCCGCTGCCTGCGCGACTGGGGTCAGCAGGGCAAGTACAACCACGTCCGCCACGGCTTCAACCTGCGCATGGACGGCGTCCAGGGCGCGGTGCTGGGGGTCAAGCTCCCGCACCTGGAGGCCTGGACCCGCGCCCGCCAGGCGGTGGCGGCGGAGTACGGCGCCCGTCTCGCGGGCCTCGGCCTGGAGCTGCCGGCCCCCGCCGGGCTCGACCACGTGTTCCACGTCTACGCCGTGTCGACGGCGGACCGCGAGGGGCTGCGCCGGTACCTCAACGCGGCCGGCATCGCCACCGGCATCCACTACCCCGTCCCGGTCCACCGGCAGCCCGCCTACAGCCACCTCGACGACGGCGCCGGCCGGCTGCCGGTCACCGAGCGGCTGGCCGCCCGGACTCTGTCCCTCCCGATGTTCCCCGAGATGACGTCCGCGCAGATCGACACCGTCTGCCGGGCCGTCACCAGCTACTGCGAGGTCGCCGATGCCCAAGCTGCGTGA
- a CDS encoding NAD-dependent epimerase/dehydratase family protein gives MPKLREVTKGSRFSGDLRGTRILVTGGSGFIGSHIIDLLVEAGCDEIVAIDNMIRGRPENLGDALGSGRVRLVQGDIRDRALMDTLIKGTDVVFHQAALRITQCAAEPRHAFEVMAAATFNLLENCVEAGVAKVVMASSASVYGMAEVFPTTEKHHPYDNRTLYGAAKSFGEGLLRSFNDMHGLDYVALRYFNAYGPRMDLTGRYTEVMVRWMQRLAEGQSPIVFGDGLQTMDLVHVRDIARANILSAISPATDVVLNVGTGVETSLVDLAGHLTRIMGRDGTPLIHEAERAVNPVPRRLCDTSLAKELIGFEAKIGAAEGLADLVAWWQDESRSEHLRRAMA, from the coding sequence ATGCCCAAGCTGCGTGAGGTCACCAAGGGAAGCCGGTTCAGCGGCGACCTGCGCGGGACCCGGATCCTGGTCACCGGCGGATCGGGCTTCATCGGCTCCCACATCATCGACCTGCTGGTCGAGGCCGGCTGCGACGAGATCGTGGCCATCGACAACATGATCCGCGGCCGCCCCGAGAATCTCGGGGACGCCCTCGGCTCCGGCCGCGTCCGCCTCGTCCAGGGCGACATCCGCGACCGCGCCCTGATGGACACGCTGATCAAGGGCACCGACGTGGTGTTCCACCAGGCGGCCCTGCGGATCACGCAGTGCGCCGCGGAGCCGCGCCACGCCTTCGAGGTGATGGCCGCCGCGACCTTCAACCTGCTGGAGAACTGCGTCGAGGCCGGCGTCGCCAAGGTGGTGATGGCCTCCTCGGCCTCGGTCTACGGGATGGCGGAGGTCTTCCCGACGACCGAGAAGCACCACCCCTACGACAACCGGACCCTGTACGGCGCCGCCAAGTCCTTCGGCGAAGGTCTGCTGCGCTCGTTCAACGACATGCACGGGCTCGACTACGTCGCGCTCCGGTACTTCAACGCCTACGGCCCGCGGATGGACCTGACCGGCCGCTACACCGAGGTCATGGTCCGCTGGATGCAGCGCCTGGCCGAGGGCCAGTCGCCGATCGTCTTCGGCGACGGCCTGCAGACCATGGACCTCGTCCATGTCCGCGACATCGCCCGGGCCAACATCCTGTCGGCGATCTCGCCGGCCACCGACGTGGTGCTCAACGTCGGCACCGGCGTCGAGACCTCGCTGGTCGACCTCGCCGGCCACCTCACCCGGATCATGGGCCGGGACGGCACGCCGCTGATCCACGAGGCCGAGCGGGCCGTGAACCCGGTGCCCCGGCGTCTCTGCGACACGAGCCTCGCCAAGGAGCTGATCGGCTTCGAGGCGAAGATCGGGGCCGCCGAGGGCCTCGCCGACCTCGTCGCCTGGTGGCAGGACGAGTCCCGCTCCGAGCATCTGCGGCGGGCGATGGCATGA
- a CDS encoding DegT/DnrJ/EryC1/StrS family aminotransferase, whose product MIPIAKPEVGDPEAEAAAAVVRSGWLTQGPQVAAFETEFAATVGAPHACAVSNCTTALHLALLAVGVGPGDEVVTVSHSFIATANAIAQCGATPIFVDIDPATFNMAPDAAAAAITAKTKAIVCVHQMGMPCDLEAIAAIGRRSGIPVIEDAACAIGSERLQGDVWRPIGSPAGDIACFSFHPRKVLTTGDGGMITTASAAWDRTFRLLRQHGMSVSDIARHGSARVVVEEYAIAGFNYRMTDVQAAIGREQLKRLPDLIARRRALADGYRARLADLPGVTPPPEPMGLRSNWQSYCVRLPDDADQQAVMQAMLDRGIATRRGIMCAHLEPPYAEAPRRFALPESERARDHAILLPLYAAMTEAEQDQVVDALRDALR is encoded by the coding sequence ATGATCCCGATCGCCAAGCCCGAAGTCGGCGACCCCGAGGCCGAGGCCGCCGCCGCCGTCGTCCGCTCCGGATGGCTGACCCAGGGGCCGCAGGTCGCGGCCTTCGAGACGGAGTTCGCCGCGACCGTCGGCGCGCCCCACGCCTGCGCGGTCTCGAACTGCACGACCGCGCTGCATCTCGCGCTCCTCGCCGTCGGGGTCGGCCCCGGCGACGAGGTGGTGACGGTGAGCCACAGCTTCATCGCCACCGCCAACGCCATCGCCCAGTGCGGTGCGACGCCGATCTTCGTCGACATCGACCCGGCCACCTTCAACATGGCTCCGGACGCCGCCGCGGCGGCGATCACCGCTAAGACGAAGGCGATCGTCTGCGTCCACCAGATGGGCATGCCCTGCGACCTGGAGGCGATCGCCGCGATCGGGCGCCGGTCCGGCATCCCGGTGATCGAGGACGCGGCCTGCGCCATCGGCTCCGAGCGGCTCCAGGGCGACGTCTGGCGGCCGATCGGCAGCCCGGCGGGCGACATCGCCTGCTTCTCGTTCCACCCGCGCAAGGTGCTGACCACCGGCGACGGCGGCATGATCACCACCGCCAGCGCCGCGTGGGACCGGACCTTCCGGCTGCTGCGCCAGCACGGGATGAGCGTCTCCGACATCGCCCGCCACGGCAGCGCCCGGGTGGTGGTCGAGGAGTACGCCATCGCGGGTTTCAACTACCGGATGACGGACGTGCAGGCGGCCATCGGCCGGGAGCAGCTGAAGCGGCTGCCCGACCTGATCGCCCGGCGCCGCGCCCTCGCCGACGGCTACCGCGCGCGGCTGGCCGACCTTCCCGGGGTGACGCCGCCGCCCGAGCCGATGGGGCTGCGCAGCAACTGGCAGAGCTACTGCGTCCGCCTCCCGGACGACGCGGACCAGCAGGCGGTCATGCAGGCGATGCTCGACCGGGGCATCGCCACCCGCCGGGGCATCATGTGCGCGCATCTGGAGCCGCCCTACGCGGAGGCGCCGCGGCGGTTCGCGCTGCCCGAATCCGAGCGGGCGCGCGACCACGCGATCCTGCTGCCGCTCTACGCGGCGATGACGGAGGCGGAGCAGGATCAGGTCGTCGACGCCCTGCGCGACGCCCTGCGATGA
- a CDS encoding polysaccharide deacetylase family protein, protein MIPAPVKSLARTVGLTRPRVAAARMACERTTLALARIRRPAPGGRILCYHSVGQSECGVNDVSPARFRHQLERALGLGYRFVPAATIADGRGGARDLAITFDDGWRSVLSGAAPVLSDLGIPWTLFVVSGWLDRPESAPPGILGWRAIEALAANGVEIGSHSVTHPDFGRLSAEEAAEELEESRRAIGARLGVLPDSFAIPLGQSANWTRAAAHAAREAGYRIVYAQAVETRPAGTVARSFVTQFDNDLVFGALLRGAYDAWEEWV, encoded by the coding sequence ATGATCCCCGCACCGGTCAAGAGCCTCGCCCGGACGGTCGGCCTGACGCGCCCGCGCGTCGCCGCCGCCCGGATGGCCTGCGAGCGCACGACGCTCGCCCTCGCCCGGATCCGGCGGCCGGCGCCGGGCGGCCGCATCCTCTGCTACCACTCGGTGGGCCAGTCGGAATGCGGCGTCAACGACGTCTCTCCCGCGCGCTTCCGCCACCAGCTCGAGCGCGCGCTCGGGCTCGGCTACCGCTTCGTGCCGGCGGCCACGATCGCCGACGGGCGCGGCGGCGCGCGGGACCTCGCCATCACCTTCGACGACGGCTGGCGCAGCGTCCTCAGCGGGGCGGCGCCGGTCCTCAGCGATCTCGGGATCCCCTGGACCCTGTTCGTCGTGTCGGGCTGGCTCGACCGGCCCGAGAGCGCGCCGCCCGGAATCCTGGGCTGGCGCGCCATCGAGGCGCTCGCGGCGAACGGGGTCGAGATCGGCAGCCATTCCGTGACCCACCCGGATTTCGGGCGCCTCAGCGCGGAAGAGGCGGCCGAGGAGCTGGAGGAATCCCGGCGCGCCATCGGGGCCCGCCTTGGCGTCCTGCCCGACTCCTTCGCGATCCCCCTGGGGCAGTCGGCGAACTGGACGCGGGCGGCCGCCCACGCGGCCCGGGAGGCGGGCTACCGGATCGTCTACGCGCAGGCGGTGGAGACCCGTCCCGCCGGAACCGTGGCGCGCAGCTTCGTCACGCAGTTCGACAACGATCTCGTCTTCGGTGCCCTGCTCCGGGGCGCCTACGACGCCTGGGAGGAGTGGGTATGA
- a CDS encoding glycosyltransferase family 2 protein: MNRPAQRRVSVVVPTCNRPAFLREALASIRALEGPDLAFEIIVGDNGEPGPAAEVAAAFGAIHVPVDRPGAGAARNAGLTRASAPYVAFLDDDDVWQPAHIREHLRLFEADPELGVVFGQIVTADHDLVPTYGPWPPELPSDKGALLRRMLSGYFPQIGATVVRRTVVDAIGLFDEALLGDQDWDWQLRAVRGHGVGFVAAPCVHFRQRPAGTFDRLIARRIHFTRVVFRRHAPALGVSRIAALRLYFGTVQGYYDALLDATEAHMARGDRRAAAGAFLTAFRLMPHRAIRQAFRPTRVRAALLALAAGPAARPLTADPKTR; the protein is encoded by the coding sequence ATGAACCGACCCGCGCAGCGCCGCGTCTCCGTCGTGGTGCCCACCTGCAACCGGCCCGCCTTCCTGCGCGAGGCCCTGGCGAGCATCCGCGCCCTGGAAGGCCCCGACCTCGCCTTCGAGATCATCGTCGGCGACAACGGCGAGCCGGGGCCGGCCGCCGAGGTCGCCGCCGCGTTCGGCGCGATCCACGTCCCGGTCGACCGGCCCGGCGCCGGCGCGGCCCGCAACGCCGGCCTGACCCGGGCGAGCGCGCCCTACGTGGCGTTCCTCGACGACGACGACGTCTGGCAGCCGGCGCATATCCGGGAGCATCTGCGCCTGTTCGAGGCCGATCCGGAGCTCGGGGTCGTGTTCGGGCAGATCGTCACCGCCGACCACGACCTCGTGCCGACCTACGGCCCCTGGCCGCCGGAACTTCCGTCCGACAAGGGCGCGCTGCTGCGCCGCATGCTGAGCGGCTACTTCCCGCAGATCGGGGCGACCGTGGTGCGCCGGACCGTCGTGGACGCGATCGGCCTGTTCGACGAGGCCCTGCTCGGCGATCAGGACTGGGACTGGCAGCTGCGCGCGGTCCGCGGCCACGGGGTGGGCTTCGTCGCGGCGCCCTGCGTCCATTTCCGGCAGCGGCCGGCGGGGACCTTCGACCGCCTGATCGCCCGCCGGATCCACTTCACCCGCGTGGTCTTCCGACGCCACGCGCCGGCGCTCGGCGTCTCGCGGATCGCGGCCCTGCGGCTCTATTTCGGGACCGTGCAGGGTTACTACGACGCCCTGCTGGACGCCACCGAGGCCCACATGGCCCGCGGCGACCGCCGCGCGGCCGCGGGGGCCTTCCTCACGGCTTTCCGCCTGATGCCGCACCGGGCGATCCGGCAGGCCTTCCGGCCGACGCGCGTGCGCGCGGCCCTGCTGGCGCTGGCCGCCGGGCCGGCAGCCCGGCCGCTGACCGCCGACCCGAAGACGCGCTGA